In Paenibacillus phoenicis, one genomic interval encodes:
- the argH gene encoding argininosuccinate lyase, with the protein MSKLWGGRFTKQTNRLVEEYTASIGFDKALAEEDVQGSLAHVTMLGKCGILPEEDVEKIKEGLHQVLLKIRRGEMEYSVSDEDIHMNIEKQLIDEVGPVGGKLHTGRSRNDQVATDMHLYLRKRVVEFVGLLQELQEALLGQAKANLDTIVPGYTHLQRAQPILFAHHLLAYVSMFQRDIERLQDSYKRINVLPLGAGALAGTTFPIDRHFVAEQLHFDGVYENSLDAVSDRDFIVEFLANASILMMHLSRLSEELVLWSSTEFRFIELDDAFCTGSSIMPQKKNPDVPELVRGKTGRVYGNLMGLLTVLKSLPLAYNKDMQEDKEGMFDTVATLQGALQLFAPMIATMKVNKERMREAVNQDFSNATDIADFLASKGLPFRQAHEVIGKTVLYCIQNGKYLLDLTLDEFKQFSQLFDETIYDVLQPETVVNARNVYGGTATAQVTAAIERAESKLAAGRQWTQEYLEKSK; encoded by the coding sequence GTGAGCAAGCTGTGGGGTGGCCGCTTTACGAAGCAGACCAACCGTTTAGTTGAGGAGTATACCGCCTCCATCGGGTTTGATAAAGCGTTGGCGGAGGAGGATGTGCAAGGAAGTCTCGCGCATGTTACCATGCTGGGCAAATGCGGGATCTTGCCGGAAGAGGATGTCGAGAAGATCAAGGAAGGCTTGCATCAGGTTCTGCTGAAGATCCGCCGCGGCGAGATGGAATATTCCGTGTCGGACGAAGACATCCATATGAACATTGAGAAGCAACTGATCGACGAGGTGGGGCCGGTTGGCGGGAAGCTGCACACCGGGCGCAGCCGCAACGACCAGGTAGCGACGGACATGCACCTTTACCTGCGCAAGCGGGTGGTCGAATTCGTGGGCCTGTTGCAGGAACTGCAGGAGGCGCTGCTGGGACAAGCCAAAGCGAACCTCGACACGATTGTGCCGGGCTACACCCATCTGCAGCGGGCGCAGCCGATCCTGTTCGCCCATCATTTGCTGGCGTACGTGTCGATGTTCCAACGCGATATCGAGCGCCTGCAGGACAGCTACAAGCGGATCAATGTGCTGCCGCTGGGCGCGGGGGCACTGGCCGGCACGACGTTCCCGATCGACCGCCATTTTGTAGCCGAGCAGCTGCATTTTGACGGGGTGTATGAAAACAGTCTGGATGCCGTGAGCGACCGTGACTTTATCGTCGAGTTTCTCGCCAACGCCTCCATTCTGATGATGCACCTCTCACGTCTCAGCGAGGAGCTGGTCCTGTGGAGCAGCACCGAATTTCGCTTCATCGAACTGGACGATGCGTTTTGCACCGGCAGCAGCATTATGCCGCAGAAGAAAAACCCGGACGTCCCGGAGCTGGTCCGCGGCAAAACCGGCCGGGTCTACGGCAACCTGATGGGCCTGTTAACCGTGCTGAAGTCACTGCCGCTGGCGTACAACAAGGACATGCAGGAGGACAAGGAAGGCATGTTCGACACCGTCGCCACGCTGCAAGGAGCGCTGCAGCTGTTCGCGCCGATGATCGCCACGATGAAGGTGAACAAGGAGCGGATGCGCGAAGCGGTCAACCAGGACTTCTCCAACGCCACCGACATTGCCGACTTCCTGGCAAGCAAGGGTCTGCCGTTCCGTCAGGCGCACGAAGTTATCGGCAAAACCGTCCTATACTGCATCCAAAATGGCAAATACCTGCTGGATCTGACGTTAGACGAGTTCAAGCAGTTTTCGCAATTGTTTGACGAAACCATTTATGACGTGCTGCAGCCGGAGACTGTCGTGAATGCCCGCAACGTGTATGGCGGGACAGCCACCGCTCAAGTGACGGCCGCCATTGAACGTGCAGAGAGCAAGCTGGCAGCGGGCCGCCAATGGACGCAAGAGTATCTGGAAAAAAGTAAATAA